One region of Armigeres subalbatus isolate Guangzhou_Male chromosome 3, GZ_Asu_2, whole genome shotgun sequence genomic DNA includes:
- the LOC134222683 gene encoding uncharacterized protein LOC134222683, with amino-acid sequence MDRASKALGATHQTSNDEKKRKERSQSISKRTDKKKEPCKTHRIEKVESSVDLHAKHFFWTDSTIVYHWLSSSPSRWKTFVTNRVSEIQQITANGIWAHVPGLENPADVISRGMPPNDLKDFAPWWNGPDWLRQPSRFWPSLTCRMDENFPSDQLEERSVVLPALVRQTNELFSLYSSFTKLTRIVALILRFRFNSNPVNRTERRTGFLTTEELAGSTEQLVKIAQEERFSQDIADVIRDGQVKKNSRLKTLAPRFANGILRVGGRLKNATVPFNQRHPMILPDKHPLTERILNFYHLNNLHAGPQLITAAVRERFWPLRLRDLARQVVHSCIRCFRCKPEVMEQLMGELPSERVTPTLPFFRSGVDYCWPFYCRSIRKGAPIKCYVAIFVCMVTKAVHVECVADLSTSSFIAALRRFVGRRGKPQLIECDNALNFRGAKRELDELVRLFGSQHHQHLVISSCAEDGIAFKFIPPRSPNFGELWEAAVKSLKKHLRSTLGNIVLTQDEFLTLLIQAEACLNSRPLTQMTSDPNDLEVLTPGHFLVHRSLIAVPEPSLAEVPINRLDRYQQTQEYLRRFWKQ; translated from the coding sequence CCATCGGATCGAAAAGGTTGAATCCAGCGTAGATCTGCACGctaaacatttcttttggactGATTCGACTATAGTCTACCACTGGCTTTCTTCAAGCCCGTCCCGGTGGAAAACTTTCGTTACTAATCGGGTGTCAGAGATCCAACAAATCACTGCAAACGGAATATGGGCGCACGTACCCGGGTTAGAGAACCCAGCGGATGTAATCTCTCGCGGAATGCCTCCGAATGATTTGAAGGATTTCGCTCCATGGTGGAATGGTCCAGATTGGCTTCGCCAACCATCTCGGTTTTGGCCATCGCTTACTTGTCGAATGGATGAAAACTTTCCATCGGATCAACTAGAAGAACGTAGCGTTGTACTACCAGCTCTAGTGCGGCAAACGAACGAATTGTTCTCGCTTTATTCGTCGTTCACTAAATTAACAAGGATCGTAGCTTTAATCCTTAGATTTCGGTTTAACTCTAACCCGGTGAACCGTACTGAGCGACGCACGGGATTCTTAACAACAGAAGAACTAGCTGGAAGTACGGAACAACTAGTTAAGATCGCTCAGGAAGAGCGATTTTCTCAAGATATCGCCGATGTAATTCGCGATGGACAGGTAAAAAAGAATTCAAGATTGAAAACGCTTGCTCCACGGTTCGCTAATGGGATATTGCGTGTTGGTGGCCGGCTGAAGAATGCAACGGTCCCGTTCAATCAACGACATCCCATGATACTACCGGACAAACATCCGCTAACTGAGCGAATTCTGAACTTCTATCATCTCAACAACCTTCACGCTGGACCTCAACTGATTACTGCAGCTGTGCGGGAACGATTCTGGCCGCTTCGTCTCCGTGACCTAGCACGACAAGTGGTGCACTCGTGTATAAGATGTTTCCGCTGCAAACCCGAAGTTATGGAACAGCTGATGGGAGAATTGCCGTCAGAACGTGTCACCCCAACGCTGCCCTTCTTCCGTTCTGGTGTCGACTACTGTTGGCCCTTCTACTGCCGCTCAATTAGGAAAGGAGCACCAATCAAGTGTTATGTCGCCATCTTTGTCTGTATGGTTACAAAAGCAGTTCACGTCGAATGTGTTGCAGATTTGTCCACCAGTTCATTTATCGCTGCACTGAGACGTTTCGTGGGTCGAAGGGGAAAACCACAACTAATCGAGTGCGATAACGCACTGAACTTTAGAGGAGCTAAACGAGAGCTAGATGAACTTGTTCGTCTTTTTGGATCCCAACATCATCAGCATCTCGTAATTAGTAGTTGCGCTGAAGACGGCATTGCCTTCAAGTTCATACCGCCAAGATCTCCTAACTTTGGCGAGCTCTGGGAGGCGGCTGTTAAGTCGCTTAAGAAGCATCTTCGAAGTACTTTGGGCAACATTGTGCTAACACAGGACGAATTTCTAACCCTGCTCATTCAAGCTGAAGCCTGTCTCAACTCCCGCCCTCTTACACAGATGACTTCAGACCCCAATGATCTGGAGGTGCTCACTCCGGGGCATTTCCTGGTCCATCGTTCACTCATCGCGGTGCCGGAGCCAAGCTTGGCTGAAGTACCAATCAACCGGCTAGATAGGTATCAGCAGACTCAGGAATACCTCCGTCGATTCTGGAAGCAGTGA